The following coding sequences are from one Geminocystis sp. M7585_C2015_104 window:
- a CDS encoding elongation factor G, which produces MGNSSRQQAGTTGFRNVAIVGPYASGKTTLLESILYVTKAITRKGTVEEGNTVGDSSPEAKSHLMSVEVSCA; this is translated from the coding sequence ATGGGGAATAGTTCGCGTCAACAGGCAGGGACAACCGGGTTCAGGAATGTGGCAATTGTAGGGCCTTATGCCAGTGGAAAAACGACGTTACTGGAGAGCATTTTATATGTTACAAAAGCTATAACTAGAAAGGGGACTGTGGAGGAGGGAAACACCGTAGGAGACAGCAGTCCAGAGGCGAAAAGCCATCTAATGAGTGTAGAGGTATCCTGTGC
- a CDS encoding LptF/LptG family permease, with translation MDRTKGSRGRGLVRDGFTANRKGSYLGFSLVSIMDRYITTELLLPFLFGVGLFTSLGLSIGTLFELIRRVTESGLPLTVAGKILLLRLPGFIALAFPMSVLLATLMAYSRLSSDSEIIALRSIGVSVYRLVVPAVVLSLVVTGITFVINDLVTPSANREATLTLQRALNRVKPTFRERNILYPEYKTVQAPDGSRHSVLERLFYAQEFNGREMKNLTILDLSREGLNQIVTARSATWNIKDNVWDFFHGTVYLISPDGAYRNIIRFEHQQLALSRAPLDLAQRPPGYDEMSIRQAREYLKILKLEGNEREIRKLLVKIHNKIALPFVCVVFALIGAALGVRPQHTSRATSFGVCVLLIFGYYLFSFISESMGIWGILTPLMAAWLPNIFGFIAGILLLTRSAN, from the coding sequence ATGGACAGAACAAAAGGCAGCCGAGGGAGGGGGTTAGTGAGAGATGGGTTTACTGCCAACAGAAAAGGGTCATATTTGGGTTTTTCTTTGGTCTCCATAATGGATCGGTATATTACCACCGAACTGTTGTTACCTTTTTTGTTTGGTGTTGGCTTATTTACCTCCCTAGGGTTGTCTATTGGAACCCTATTTGAATTAATCAGAAGGGTAACGGAATCGGGACTCCCTTTGACGGTGGCAGGGAAGATTCTTTTATTGCGGCTACCGGGATTCATTGCCCTGGCCTTTCCCATGTCCGTGTTGTTGGCCACTCTTATGGCCTACAGTCGTCTCTCCAGTGATAGTGAAATTATTGCCCTTCGCAGTATCGGGGTTAGCGTTTATCGTCTGGTGGTGCCTGCTGTGGTTCTAAGTCTTGTAGTAACAGGAATTACATTTGTTATAAACGATTTAGTCACCCCCTCCGCCAACCGAGAGGCCACTCTCACTCTTCAAAGGGCTCTAAACCGGGTCAAACCCACTTTCCGGGAACGAAACATACTATACCCTGAGTATAAGACAGTACAAGCCCCCGATGGTAGTCGTCACTCGGTGTTGGAAAGACTATTCTATGCCCAGGAGTTCAATGGCAGGGAGATGAAAAACCTCACCATTTTGGATCTTTCGCGGGAGGGGTTAAATCAAATTGTGACTGCCAGAAGTGCCACTTGGAATATCAAGGACAATGTTTGGGATTTTTTCCATGGTACTGTTTATCTTATCTCCCCTGATGGAGCCTATCGGAATATAATTCGTTTTGAACACCAACAGCTAGCCTTGTCCCGTGCACCTCTTGATTTAGCTCAACGCCCCCCCGGTTATGATGAAATGAGTATCCGTCAAGCACGGGAATATCTTAAAATTCTGAAACTGGAAGGCAACGAGAGGGAAATCAGGAAACTTTTGGTAAAAATCCACAATAAAATCGCTCTTCCCTTTGTCTGTGTCGTTTTTGCTTTAATTGGCGCCGCTTTAGGGGTGCGCCCGCAACACACTAGTAGGGCTACTAGTTTTGGCGTCTGTGTCCTTTTGATTTTTGGCTACTATCTCTTTTCCTTTATTAGTGAATCCATGGGCATCTGGGGGATTCTTACTCCTCTCATGGCGGCTTGGTTACCCAACATTTTTGGTTTTATTGCTGGTATTTTGTTACTCACTCGCTCTGCTAATTAG